In Vicugna pacos chromosome 27, VicPac4, whole genome shotgun sequence, one DNA window encodes the following:
- the PPCDC gene encoding phosphopantothenoylcysteine decarboxylase isoform X4, whose amino-acid sequence MEPSCGGLPGLEATRPHVKPKATCSAAAPLEERRFRVLVGVTGSVAALKLPLLVSRLLDIPGTCVIRAWDRSKPLLFCPAMNTAMWEHPITEQQVGQLKAFGYVEVPCVAKKLVCGDQGTAFRRSHSWRSLAFGTSAPWWGTQLPRSQGSLGVGKTMRFPTDHAVRPGALEIKISHLLGDSVLPLKPVRGLRDQGHH is encoded by the exons ATGGAGCCCAGTTGTGGCGGGCTTCCAGGACTCGAAGCCACCAGGCCCCACGTGAAACCAAAGGCCACGTGTTCAGCTGCTGCACCCTTGGAGGAGAGACGGTTCCGTGTCCTCGTGGGTGTCACTGGGAGTGTTGCAGCCCTGAAGTTGCCTCTTTTGGTGTCAAGGCTTTTGGACATTCCTGGT ACCTGCGTCATCCGGGCCTGGGACCGCAGCAAGCCCCTGCTCTTCTGCCCTGCGATGAACACCGCCATGTGGGAGCACCCCATCACCGAGCAGCAGGTGGGCCAGCTCAAGGCCTTCGGCTACGTGGAGGTCCCCTGTGTGGCCAAGAAGCTGGTCTGTGGAGACCAAG GAACTGCTTTTAGAAGGAGCCACAGCTGGAGATCGCTGgcctttggaacttcagctcctTGGTGGGGCACCCAGTTGCCACGCAGTCAGGGAAGCCTGGGAGTTGGCAAGACCATGAGATTTCCCACAGACCATGCTGTGAGACCGGGGGCACTGGAAATAAAGATAAGTCACCTTTTGGGAGACTCTGTCCTTCCTTTAAAGCCTGTCCGTGGTCTTCGAGATCAGGGGCATCACTAG
- the PPCDC gene encoding phosphopantothenoylcysteine decarboxylase isoform X1, which translates to MEPSCGGLPGLEATRPHVKPKATCSAAAPLEERRFRVLVGVTGSVAALKLPLLVSRLLDIPGLEVAVVTTERAKHFYSPQDVPVTLYSDTDEWELWKCRSDPVLHIDLRRWADLMLVAPLDANTLGKVASGICDNLLTCVIRAWDRSKPLLFCPAMNTAMWEHPITEQQVGQLKAFGYVEVPCVAKKLVCGDQGTAFRRSHSWRSLAFGTSAPWWGTQLPRSQGSLGVGKTMRFPTDHAVRPGALEIKISHLLGDSVLPLKPVRGLRDQGHH; encoded by the exons ATGGAGCCCAGTTGTGGCGGGCTTCCAGGACTCGAAGCCACCAGGCCCCACGTGAAACCAAAGGCCACGTGTTCAGCTGCTGCACCCTTGGAGGAGAGACGGTTCCGTGTCCTCGTGGGTGTCACTGGGAGTGTTGCAGCCCTGAAGTTGCCTCTTTTGGTGTCAAGGCTTTTGGACATTCCTGGT CTGGAAGTAGCAGTGGTCACAACTGAGAGAGCCAAACATTTCTACAGCCCCCAGGACGTTCCTGTCACCCTCTACAGCGACACTGATGAATGGGAG CTGTGGAAGTGCCGATCCGACCCAGTTCTCCACATTGACCTGCGGAGGTGGGCAGACCTTATGCTGGTGGCTCCTCTTGATGCCAATACGCTGGGAAAGGTGGCCAGTGGCATCTGTGACAACTTGCTT ACCTGCGTCATCCGGGCCTGGGACCGCAGCAAGCCCCTGCTCTTCTGCCCTGCGATGAACACCGCCATGTGGGAGCACCCCATCACCGAGCAGCAGGTGGGCCAGCTCAAGGCCTTCGGCTACGTGGAGGTCCCCTGTGTGGCCAAGAAGCTGGTCTGTGGAGACCAAG GAACTGCTTTTAGAAGGAGCCACAGCTGGAGATCGCTGgcctttggaacttcagctcctTGGTGGGGCACCCAGTTGCCACGCAGTCAGGGAAGCCTGGGAGTTGGCAAGACCATGAGATTTCCCACAGACCATGCTGTGAGACCGGGGGCACTGGAAATAAAGATAAGTCACCTTTTGGGAGACTCTGTCCTTCCTTTAAAGCCTGTCCGTGGTCTTCGAGATCAGGGGCATCACTAG
- the PPCDC gene encoding phosphopantothenoylcysteine decarboxylase isoform X2, protein MEPSCGGLPGLEATRPHVKPKATCSAAAPLEERRFRVLVGVTGSVAALKLPLLVSRLLDIPGLWKCRSDPVLHIDLRRWADLMLVAPLDANTLGKVASGICDNLLTCVIRAWDRSKPLLFCPAMNTAMWEHPITEQQVGQLKAFGYVEVPCVAKKLVCGDQGTAFRRSHSWRSLAFGTSAPWWGTQLPRSQGSLGVGKTMRFPTDHAVRPGALEIKISHLLGDSVLPLKPVRGLRDQGHH, encoded by the exons ATGGAGCCCAGTTGTGGCGGGCTTCCAGGACTCGAAGCCACCAGGCCCCACGTGAAACCAAAGGCCACGTGTTCAGCTGCTGCACCCTTGGAGGAGAGACGGTTCCGTGTCCTCGTGGGTGTCACTGGGAGTGTTGCAGCCCTGAAGTTGCCTCTTTTGGTGTCAAGGCTTTTGGACATTCCTGGT CTGTGGAAGTGCCGATCCGACCCAGTTCTCCACATTGACCTGCGGAGGTGGGCAGACCTTATGCTGGTGGCTCCTCTTGATGCCAATACGCTGGGAAAGGTGGCCAGTGGCATCTGTGACAACTTGCTT ACCTGCGTCATCCGGGCCTGGGACCGCAGCAAGCCCCTGCTCTTCTGCCCTGCGATGAACACCGCCATGTGGGAGCACCCCATCACCGAGCAGCAGGTGGGCCAGCTCAAGGCCTTCGGCTACGTGGAGGTCCCCTGTGTGGCCAAGAAGCTGGTCTGTGGAGACCAAG GAACTGCTTTTAGAAGGAGCCACAGCTGGAGATCGCTGgcctttggaacttcagctcctTGGTGGGGCACCCAGTTGCCACGCAGTCAGGGAAGCCTGGGAGTTGGCAAGACCATGAGATTTCCCACAGACCATGCTGTGAGACCGGGGGCACTGGAAATAAAGATAAGTCACCTTTTGGGAGACTCTGTCCTTCCTTTAAAGCCTGTCCGTGGTCTTCGAGATCAGGGGCATCACTAG
- the PPCDC gene encoding phosphopantothenoylcysteine decarboxylase isoform X3, which produces MEPSCGGLPGLEATRPHVKPKATCSAAAPLEERRFRVLVGVTGSVAALKLPLLVSRLLDIPGLEVAVVTTERAKHFYSPQDVPVTLYSDTDEWELWKCRSDPVLHIDLRRWADLMLVAPLDANTLGKVASGICDNLLTCVIRAWDRSKPLLFCPAMNTAMWEHPITEQQVGQLKAFGYVEVPCVAKKLVCGDQGLGAMAEVGTIVDKVKEVISQHGGFQQS; this is translated from the exons ATGGAGCCCAGTTGTGGCGGGCTTCCAGGACTCGAAGCCACCAGGCCCCACGTGAAACCAAAGGCCACGTGTTCAGCTGCTGCACCCTTGGAGGAGAGACGGTTCCGTGTCCTCGTGGGTGTCACTGGGAGTGTTGCAGCCCTGAAGTTGCCTCTTTTGGTGTCAAGGCTTTTGGACATTCCTGGT CTGGAAGTAGCAGTGGTCACAACTGAGAGAGCCAAACATTTCTACAGCCCCCAGGACGTTCCTGTCACCCTCTACAGCGACACTGATGAATGGGAG CTGTGGAAGTGCCGATCCGACCCAGTTCTCCACATTGACCTGCGGAGGTGGGCAGACCTTATGCTGGTGGCTCCTCTTGATGCCAATACGCTGGGAAAGGTGGCCAGTGGCATCTGTGACAACTTGCTT ACCTGCGTCATCCGGGCCTGGGACCGCAGCAAGCCCCTGCTCTTCTGCCCTGCGATGAACACCGCCATGTGGGAGCACCCCATCACCGAGCAGCAGGTGGGCCAGCTCAAGGCCTTCGGCTACGTGGAGGTCCCCTGTGTGGCCAAGAAGCTGGTCTGTGGAGACCAAG GTCTGGGGGCCATGGCTGAGGTGGGCACCATTGTGGACAAAGTGAAGGAAGTCATCTCCCAGCACGGTGGCTTCCAGCAgagttga
- the PPCDC gene encoding phosphopantothenoylcysteine decarboxylase isoform X5: protein MEPSCGGLPGLEATRPHVKPKATCSAAAPLEERRFRVLVGVTGSVAALKLPLLVSRLLDIPGLWKCRSDPVLHIDLRRWADLMLVAPLDANTLGKVASGICDNLLTCVIRAWDRSKPLLFCPAMNTAMWEHPITEQQVGQLKAFGYVEVPCVAKKLVCGDQGLGAMAEVGTIVDKVKEVISQHGGFQQS from the exons ATGGAGCCCAGTTGTGGCGGGCTTCCAGGACTCGAAGCCACCAGGCCCCACGTGAAACCAAAGGCCACGTGTTCAGCTGCTGCACCCTTGGAGGAGAGACGGTTCCGTGTCCTCGTGGGTGTCACTGGGAGTGTTGCAGCCCTGAAGTTGCCTCTTTTGGTGTCAAGGCTTTTGGACATTCCTGGT CTGTGGAAGTGCCGATCCGACCCAGTTCTCCACATTGACCTGCGGAGGTGGGCAGACCTTATGCTGGTGGCTCCTCTTGATGCCAATACGCTGGGAAAGGTGGCCAGTGGCATCTGTGACAACTTGCTT ACCTGCGTCATCCGGGCCTGGGACCGCAGCAAGCCCCTGCTCTTCTGCCCTGCGATGAACACCGCCATGTGGGAGCACCCCATCACCGAGCAGCAGGTGGGCCAGCTCAAGGCCTTCGGCTACGTGGAGGTCCCCTGTGTGGCCAAGAAGCTGGTCTGTGGAGACCAAG GTCTGGGGGCCATGGCTGAGGTGGGCACCATTGTGGACAAAGTGAAGGAAGTCATCTCCCAGCACGGTGGCTTCCAGCAgagttga
- the PPCDC gene encoding phosphopantothenoylcysteine decarboxylase isoform X6 — MEPSCGGLPGLEATRPHVKPKATCSAAAPLEERRFRVLVGVTGSVAALKLPLLVSRLLDIPGTCVIRAWDRSKPLLFCPAMNTAMWEHPITEQQVGQLKAFGYVEVPCVAKKLVCGDQGLGAMAEVGTIVDKVKEVISQHGGFQQS, encoded by the exons ATGGAGCCCAGTTGTGGCGGGCTTCCAGGACTCGAAGCCACCAGGCCCCACGTGAAACCAAAGGCCACGTGTTCAGCTGCTGCACCCTTGGAGGAGAGACGGTTCCGTGTCCTCGTGGGTGTCACTGGGAGTGTTGCAGCCCTGAAGTTGCCTCTTTTGGTGTCAAGGCTTTTGGACATTCCTGGT ACCTGCGTCATCCGGGCCTGGGACCGCAGCAAGCCCCTGCTCTTCTGCCCTGCGATGAACACCGCCATGTGGGAGCACCCCATCACCGAGCAGCAGGTGGGCCAGCTCAAGGCCTTCGGCTACGTGGAGGTCCCCTGTGTGGCCAAGAAGCTGGTCTGTGGAGACCAAG GTCTGGGGGCCATGGCTGAGGTGGGCACCATTGTGGACAAAGTGAAGGAAGTCATCTCCCAGCACGGTGGCTTCCAGCAgagttga
- the SCAMP5 gene encoding secretory carrier-associated membrane protein 5 yields MAEKVNNFPPLPKFIPLKPCFYQDFEADIPPQHLSMTKRLYYLWMLNSVTLAVNLVGCLAWLIGGGGATNFGLAFLWLILFTPCSYVCWFRPIYKAFKTDSSFSFMAFFFTFMAQLVISIIQAVGIPGWGVCGWIATISFFGTNIGSAVVMLIPTVMFTVMAVFSFIALSMVHKFYRGSGGSFSKAQEEWTTGAWKNPHVQQAAQNAAMGAAQGAMNQPQTQYSATPNYTYSNEM; encoded by the exons ATGGCGG AGAAAGTGAACAACTTCCCACCGTTACCCAAATTCATCCCACTCAAGCCATGTTTCTACCAAGACTTCGAGGCGGATATCCCTCCCCAGCATCTCAGCATGACCAAGCGCCTCTACTACCTCTGGATGC TGAATAGCGTCACGCTGGCCGTGAACCTGGTGGGCTGTCTCGCGTGGCTGATCGGAGGTGGGGGAGCCACCAACTTTGGCCTCGCCTTTCTCTGGCTCATCCTCTTCACACCCTGCTCCTACGTCTGCTGGTTTCGGCCCATTTACAAGGCCTTCAA GACCGACAGCTCCTTCAGCTTCATGGCATTCTTCTTCACCTTCATGGCCCAGCTGGTCATCAGCATCATCCAAGCCGTGGGCATCCCAGGCTGGGGTGTCTG CGGCTGGATCGCCACCATCTCCTTCTTCGGAACGAACATTGGCTCAGCGGTGGTGATGCTCATTCCCACTGTCATGTTCACGGTCATGGCTGTCTTTTCCTTCATCGCCCTCAGCATG GTTCATAAATTCTATCGGGGAAGTGGGGGGAGTTTCAGCAAAGCTCAGGAGGAGTGGACCACAGGGGCATGGAAGAACCCACACGTGCAGCAGGCGGCCCAGAATGCAGCCATGGGGGCGGCGCAGGGTGCCATGAATCAACCGCAGACTCAGTATTCCGCCACTCCCAACTACACGTACTCCAATGAGATGTGA